In Pseudodesulfovibrio hydrargyri, a single window of DNA contains:
- a CDS encoding molybdopterin-containing oxidoreductase family protein, producing the protein MGKELVKSICGMCSVRCPIEVEVVDGRAEYIQGNPDAPGIMGSLCPRGAAGTALTYDEDRPQYPMVRTGKRGEGKWKRVSWDEALDYVAEELTRIQDTYGKNSVLFSDRGGPFRDFYRAFLRGIGTANYNNHDSACARNVQNAALSVFGFGRKGVSYDLKNAKHVVLQQRNILEAINVAEVNNLFAGIEKGAKLTVIDIRANVPATKADNFFMVRPGTDYAFNLAVINVLINNELYDKQFVADWVEDFDKLAEFVKPYTPEWAEGETGVSAAGLIDFCNQLAEAAPSVIWHPGWMTARYSDSFYMTRTIYIINALLGAIGAKGGLPFMNKPGDVGAKGLKSFMELYPKPEGQRADGIGWMEGRKHFDAGPGLVHLAYEAAVEEKPYPIKAYIAQRHDPLMAFPDKEDVKAKWKDIELLVAVTFSWSDTAWNADVILPISPYLERDEILMTKNGPKPAFQVRKRAIEPVYDTKAVWEIYAGLARRMGLKELDYTNIEDIWKFQLEGTGVSIEDFAKTGIVSLASDPLYKPVKEGSFKTPSGKVQMIDAKLEADGMPSLKPYEAPEQAPEGKFRITFGRCALHTQGHTVNNSLLFEQMPENVLWINTKRAEALGIEQDEYVTVGSNGYKAKIKAFVTDFVHPEAVFMVHGFGHDLPCETRANGKGAADNMLMPKGIDKWDHGGGAIAMQEHFVSVSK; encoded by the coding sequence ATGGGTAAGGAATTGGTAAAGAGCATATGCGGCATGTGCTCTGTACGATGTCCTATCGAGGTCGAAGTGGTCGACGGCAGAGCGGAATATATCCAGGGTAATCCCGATGCCCCCGGCATCATGGGCTCCCTGTGTCCGCGCGGCGCTGCCGGTACGGCCCTGACCTACGACGAGGACCGCCCGCAGTACCCCATGGTGCGCACGGGCAAACGCGGCGAAGGGAAATGGAAGCGTGTGTCGTGGGACGAGGCCCTGGATTACGTGGCCGAGGAACTGACCCGCATCCAGGACACCTACGGCAAGAATTCGGTCCTGTTCTCGGACCGCGGCGGCCCGTTCCGCGACTTTTACCGCGCCTTTCTGCGCGGTATCGGCACGGCCAACTACAACAACCACGACTCGGCCTGCGCCCGCAACGTGCAGAACGCGGCCCTGTCCGTATTCGGCTTCGGCCGCAAGGGCGTGTCCTACGACCTGAAAAACGCCAAGCACGTGGTGCTCCAGCAGCGCAACATCCTCGAGGCCATCAACGTGGCCGAGGTGAACAACCTGTTCGCGGGCATCGAGAAAGGCGCCAAGCTGACGGTCATCGACATCCGGGCCAACGTCCCGGCCACCAAGGCGGACAACTTCTTCATGGTCCGGCCCGGCACGGACTACGCCTTCAACCTGGCGGTCATCAACGTCCTGATCAACAATGAGCTGTACGACAAACAGTTCGTGGCCGACTGGGTCGAGGACTTCGACAAGCTCGCCGAGTTCGTCAAGCCCTATACCCCGGAGTGGGCCGAGGGCGAGACCGGCGTGTCCGCGGCGGGCCTGATCGACTTCTGCAACCAGCTGGCCGAGGCCGCGCCGAGCGTGATCTGGCATCCGGGCTGGATGACGGCGCGCTACTCCGATTCCTTCTACATGACCCGGACCATCTACATCATCAACGCGCTGCTCGGGGCCATCGGGGCCAAGGGCGGCCTGCCGTTCATGAACAAGCCGGGCGACGTGGGCGCCAAGGGGCTGAAGAGCTTCATGGAGCTCTATCCCAAGCCCGAGGGCCAGCGCGCGGACGGCATCGGCTGGATGGAAGGACGCAAGCACTTCGACGCGGGCCCGGGCCTGGTCCACCTGGCCTACGAGGCCGCGGTGGAGGAAAAGCCCTACCCGATCAAGGCGTACATCGCCCAGCGCCACGACCCGCTCATGGCCTTCCCGGACAAGGAAGACGTCAAGGCCAAGTGGAAGGACATCGAACTGCTCGTGGCCGTGACCTTCTCCTGGTCCGACACCGCCTGGAACGCGGACGTGATCCTGCCCATCTCCCCGTATCTCGAACGGGACGAGATCCTGATGACCAAGAACGGCCCCAAGCCCGCCTTCCAGGTGCGCAAACGCGCCATCGAGCCGGTCTACGACACCAAGGCCGTGTGGGAGATCTACGCGGGCCTGGCCCGGCGCATGGGCCTCAAGGAGCTGGACTACACCAACATCGAGGACATCTGGAAATTCCAGCTCGAGGGCACCGGCGTGTCCATCGAGGACTTCGCCAAGACCGGCATCGTGTCCCTGGCCTCCGATCCGCTGTACAAGCCGGTCAAGGAGGGCTCCTTCAAGACCCCGTCCGGCAAGGTCCAGATGATCGACGCCAAGCTCGAGGCGGACGGCATGCCGTCGCTCAAGCCCTACGAGGCCCCGGAACAGGCGCCTGAGGGCAAGTTCCGCATCACCTTCGGCCGCTGCGCCCTGCACACCCAGGGCCACACCGTGAACAACTCCCTGCTCTTCGAGCAGATGCCCGAGAACGTCCTGTGGATCAACACCAAGCGCGCCGAAGCGCTGGGCATCGAGCAGGACGAGTACGTGACCGTGGGCAGCAACGGCTACAAGGCCAAGATCAAGGCGTTCGTCACGGACTTCGTCCATCCCGAGGCCGTCTTCATGGTCCATGGTTTCGGCCACGACCTGCCGTGCGAGACCCGCGCCAACGGCAAAGGCGCGGCCGACAACATGCTCATGCCCAAGGGCATCGACAAGTGGGACCACGGCGGCGGGGCCATCGCCATGCAGGAGCACTTCGTTTCCGTATCCAAATAA